One Desulfovibrio fairfieldensis genomic window carries:
- a CDS encoding response regulator, producing MGESSGREICRILLVDDHKLLMEGVRSLLAPHAHLRVAGMALSGGEAVALAASLAPQIVIMDLGMPGMNGVDASRAVLQVQPQARILIYTGHEDQRFLPELIDLGIMGHVRKSEPPGVLLKAIESLRRGEIFLTCPDPGGCLAELLRRRRDAAEHGGSGDLSALSPREKEIFRLLADGKSVKSIAQDLCISPKTVETHKYNLLTKLQAGSVGDLVKIAIRHGLVRV from the coding sequence ATGGGCGAGAGTTCCGGACGTGAGATCTGCCGCATTCTGCTGGTGGACGATCACAAGCTGCTCATGGAAGGCGTGCGCAGCCTGCTCGCTCCGCACGCCCATCTGCGTGTGGCGGGCATGGCCCTGAGCGGCGGCGAGGCCGTGGCTCTGGCCGCCTCCCTTGCGCCGCAGATCGTGATCATGGACCTGGGCATGCCGGGCATGAACGGCGTGGACGCCAGCCGTGCCGTGCTCCAGGTACAGCCGCAGGCGCGGATTTTGATCTACACCGGCCATGAGGACCAGCGCTTCCTGCCCGAACTTATCGACCTCGGCATCATGGGCCATGTACGCAAGTCCGAACCGCCGGGCGTGCTGCTCAAAGCCATTGAGAGCCTGCGCCGGGGCGAAATCTTTCTGACCTGTCCGGACCCCGGCGGCTGTCTGGCCGAATTGCTGCGCCGCCGCCGCGACGCCGCGGAACACGGCGGCAGCGGGGATCTCAGTGCGCTTTCCCCGCGCGAGAAAGAGATTTTCCGTCTCCTGGCCGACGGCAAAAGCGTCAAAAGCATTGCCCAGGATCTCTGCATCAGTCCCAAAACTGTGGAAACCCACAAGTACAACCTGCTTACCAAACTGCAGGCCGGTTCCGTGGGCGACCTCGTCAAAATCGCCATCCGGCACGGTCTGGTGCGGGTTTGA
- a CDS encoding DUF6056 family protein, whose amino-acid sequence MNKSSVVIASIFIFCTISFFCAMTPLVFDDFGYGAGGSGLSDIFKAQVQEHLTWSGKFIGHFMARVLLHGPSWLHPLLTPLIFLGLVLSGVLLTLGAQWRDKIRAWHLITLAGLLWFALPAFGTVYFWRTGTADYGYSLFFATAFLVPYRFWIDKKNYHRAGGSVFALAGLLAGCSNENVGMLAILAALGATIYRFRTLKIVPAWAAAGIIGAVSGWLLMMTAPANAVRLAQLGGMEKIPAFSFESFHRFLIFWSSQQLEMSPYILVALVCIWLLYRQDRIKIATFLPGFVFFLMAQASLAAFIFSPSTPYRAMSATFFYTACCCFTFIAALNLKDVCQKLLYAAFCLVLLSSVLMEAHVFIQAQPAIAKRNQAMKQGTVTAESFDYPQTDKYFFPTYDIIEINAYADSQKYQMIPWNKAALLNVEGTSGIYGLVISNMVYLDNLPSGTVHVAAIAHRQTVSSTIQAVLRYFLPLKETTSMSAVVARYAPASTPTTTDGKASLHIPGVTNLNDVAYIGIEENGKPMVWRRIYE is encoded by the coding sequence ATGAATAAATCCAGTGTAGTCATTGCATCTATTTTTATATTTTGCACAATATCATTCTTTTGCGCCATGACTCCATTGGTATTCGATGATTTTGGATATGGAGCAGGCGGTTCAGGTCTGTCAGATATTTTCAAAGCTCAAGTCCAAGAACACCTTACTTGGAGCGGGAAGTTCATCGGCCATTTCATGGCAAGAGTGCTGTTGCATGGCCCATCGTGGCTGCATCCCCTTCTCACTCCCCTTATATTTCTTGGCCTTGTTCTTTCCGGGGTACTGCTGACATTGGGCGCTCAATGGCGCGATAAAATACGGGCATGGCATTTGATAACCTTGGCAGGGTTGCTCTGGTTCGCTTTACCCGCATTCGGAACAGTTTACTTCTGGCGTACCGGCACAGCCGATTACGGTTACAGCCTGTTTTTCGCCACGGCATTTCTGGTGCCATACCGCTTTTGGATCGACAAAAAGAATTATCACCGTGCTGGCGGCTCAGTTTTTGCCCTCGCGGGCTTATTGGCAGGTTGCAGCAACGAGAATGTGGGCATGCTGGCAATCCTTGCAGCCCTGGGTGCGACTATCTACCGCTTTCGTACTCTTAAAATAGTTCCAGCTTGGGCTGCTGCCGGAATCATCGGGGCAGTGTCCGGCTGGCTGCTTATGATGACAGCCCCTGCCAACGCAGTGCGCCTTGCACAACTTGGCGGCATGGAGAAAATCCCCGCCTTTTCATTTGAATCCTTTCACAGATTTTTAATCTTCTGGAGTTCACAGCAGCTAGAAATGTCGCCCTACATACTGGTTGCTCTCGTCTGTATCTGGTTGCTGTACCGTCAGGACAGGATAAAGATTGCAACTTTTTTGCCGGGCTTTGTATTTTTTCTTATGGCACAAGCTAGTCTTGCTGCCTTTATTTTCAGTCCATCCACTCCCTATAGAGCCATGTCCGCCACATTCTTTTACACGGCATGTTGTTGTTTTACATTTATTGCGGCTTTAAATCTGAAAGATGTTTGCCAAAAGCTGCTCTATGCTGCTTTCTGTCTCGTTCTTCTATCCAGCGTGCTGATGGAAGCACACGTCTTCATTCAGGCACAGCCTGCTATTGCAAAGAGAAATCAGGCAATGAAGCAGGGAACAGTTACAGCAGAATCGTTTGATTACCCTCAAACCGACAAATATTTTTTCCCCACCTATGATATTATTGAAATAAACGCATATGCTGATTCCCAAAAATATCAGATGATTCCCTGGAACAAAGCTGCTCTGCTGAACGTGGAAGGGACTTCCGGCATTTATGGCCTTGTTATCAGCAACATGGTGTATCTGGATAATCTTCCATCCGGAACAGTGCATGTTGCCGCCATAGCGCACAGACAAACCGTATCAAGCACTATTCAAGCAGTTTTGCGTTACTTCTTGCCGCTTAAAGAAACAACGTCCATGTCTGCCGTTGTCGCACGTTATGCGCCGGCTTCCACGCCGACTACAACAGACGGCAAAGCCTCTCTGCATATACCGGGCGTCACAAATCTAAACGATGTAGCCTACATAGGCATTGAAGAAAACGGCAAGCCAATGGTATGGCGGCGTATTTATGAGTGA
- a CDS encoding helix-turn-helix domain-containing protein, with amino-acid sequence MKNCPNLLEALAITVEAIRKERKLTKLAVASDAELQDCYVRGITKGRRNPTITALYAICEALKVSPVEFFRRVEEERANLEKSGKE; translated from the coding sequence ATGAAAAACTGTCCTAATCTCTTGGAAGCCTTGGCTATTACCGTTGAAGCAATACGGAAGGAACGCAAGCTGACGAAGCTGGCGGTAGCCAGCGATGCAGAGCTGCAAGACTGCTATGTGAGAGGGATAACAAAGGGGAGAAGGAACCCAACGATTACCGCTTTATATGCGATTTGCGAGGCTCTGAAGGTGTCACCGGTTGAGTTCTTCAGGAGAGTGGAAGAAGAAAGAGCGAATTTGGAGAAGTCTGGAAAGGAATAA